From a single Stomoxys calcitrans chromosome 4, idStoCalc2.1, whole genome shotgun sequence genomic region:
- the LOC131997222 gene encoding uncharacterized protein LOC131997222: MVKAKKYNVDNRAGKKRIVCRVCLKDHPLRFCRKFLDMDYAERMKIISIYQHCAGCLAHDHTWRTCESTGKCRKCGDMHHTLLHKPGPRSSTVMAYHDGARQGPQPSSKTPSKKGPRPSQSSHQHDGPSSSRRATNRGPSSSRGNRHKRPSSSQHAPKDKPAKEVVPFDERRRKPYKGKNEMSTEVIPAYCLRETILLKATAVIKIVCGDRYIHERAVIDPSIESSIVAESLVSRMGQRVVRVGNKTRCLLQIRGNHGMSATVETYAEVRRNHTVVTPKKSIDVRIVDEFPGLQLADEHFYTSAPVSITLGGDLYPKIMRNGVFGGALGKPLAQFTIFGYVISGSYIP; the protein is encoded by the coding sequence ATggttaaagcaaaaaaatacaATGTCGACAATCGGGCCGGCAAAAAACGCATAGTTTGCCGTGTTTGCCTTAAGGACCACCCTCTGCGATTCTGTCGTAAGTTTTTGGATATGGATTATGCGGAACGAATGAAAATTATTTCGATATATCAGCATTGCGCTGGATGCCTAGCACATGATCATACATGGCGCACATGTGAAAGTACTGGCAAGTGTCGCAAATGTGGCGATATGCATCACACGCTTCTACACAAACCTGGACCTCGTTCGTCCACTGTGATGGCGTATCATGATGGTGCTAGGCAAGGACCACAACCTTCGTCCAAGACCCCGTCGAAGAAGGGACCTCGTCCGTCCCAATCTTCACATCAGCATGATGGACCTAGTTCGTCCAGACGTGCAACCAATAGGGGACCTAGTTCGTCCCGCGGTAATCGGCACAAGAGACCTAGTTCGTCTCAACATGCCCCCAAGGACAAACCTGCGAAGGAGGTAGTACCTTTCGATGAACGGAGGCGTAAGCCGTACAAAGGTAAAAATGAGATGTCAACAGAGGTAATTCCGGCATACTGCCTACGAGAGACCATACTGCTGAAAGCGACCGCTGTAATAAAGATAGTTTGTGGGGATCGCTACATACATGAACGAGCCGTAATTGACCCAAGCATTGAGAGTTCTATTGTAGCTGAGTCTTTGGTAAGTCGAATGGGTCAAAGGGTGGTCCGAGTCGGAAACAAGACAAGATGTCTTCTTCAAATTCGAGGCAATCACGGGATGTCGGCAACAGTCGAAACATATGCTGAAGTGCGTCGTAATCACACAGTTGTGACTCCAAAGAAGTCCATTGATGTACGAATTGTTGATGAGTTTCCTGGTTTGCAATTGGCAGACGAGCATTTTTATACCTCAGCACCTGTGAGTATCACGTTGGGAGGAGATTTGTACCCAAAAATAATGCGGAATGGGGTCTTTGGTGGTGCACTGGGAAAACCTCTGGCACAATTCACAATTTTTGGATATGTGATATCAGGTTCTTACATTCCCTAG
- the LOC131996976 gene encoding uncharacterized protein LOC131996976 has protein sequence MAESKFFIKFRKLVAVFLDFENEYNAMNNDDHTMFTVELRKAELNRLWNRINTAYESFSVECDGSENEEEASRLYRQCREAYISCAAQMGELSQSFANHSTLSSTMASPHQVQRREPLENRFLDHRLRLPPCTTEVFHGDYLSWPSFRDMFTAVYIDCKSITPVEELFYLRQSTQGEALEIVKKSPLTNDGFENAWSNLKSRYENKRILVNSQLKILFNLGSVKSESAGEINRLQRDINNCITALKLHEIDIHSWDPIFVFLCSTKLPTNTLSLWEQTVRNKTEISKWSDLDDFLTARFQSLETVYDLTHSHEVKPTDTKDSHEASRSSSKVKSYQTNMDKRLCFVCSQDHVVKSCPRFLEMNQEQRFITVKRNNLCLNCFSSNHKLNQCTSKFSCSKCKLRHHTLLHKESRQLDTEDMVNLEAQPGTSRFAAQNAASDESRVQNCFVSTRKQVLLGTAIVHIEVNGTVFSARALIDSGSQATFISEKLQRRLNLPVRKVNARVSGLNNALAGSAEKQCEFSLKSPHNVGFEVQVSSLVLPRLTGRLPGHTLDIPDSFSLGDLPLADPKFGRSDQVDILIGGDIYPQILLGGVRQNVLGSLVAQETIFGWILTGPISDSSPGTFTTYVSFCTAVELDRLLERFWLLEEPPKVSKYSPDDEYCEDVYKSTTTRLPDGRYVVSLPFRPQFANGKGLGLSRTKAYRQFLRNEVSLCNKPEFKSTYDGVLDEYVLLGHMTEIPKIQEDLNSFYLPHHAVIKPESTSTKVRVVFNASCKTSTGLSLNDTLYPGPILQNDLMLLIIRWRFYRFVFNGDIEKMYRQIWLHKEHTRFQRIVFRKDPKAVLKDFELKTVTFGVNCAPFLAIRTLLQLASDVEKELPLAAKILRHMMYVDDALAGAHEVTLAIAARDQLIQALSSAGFSMRKWTANDEKILQGLPSGHRLSENFLEIEDESNAKTLGIRWNAKGDFFYFSVKPIQMKLNFTKREVLSIIASLFDPAGWLGPVIVVAKILMQQIWGEGIGWDQELTERSHNMWNQFICDYVSLNHIKIPRWVGFHPSAQVELHGFSDASEKAYGACIYVRVVDGGSVQAHLLLAKSRVAPLKIVSLPRLELCGALLLADLMGVVRTDLCLDEKNTKFYCWSDSMIVLAWLQKPPSSWTTFVANRVSKILDKVGKDNWRHVRSECNPADLISRGVRPQDLIDETLWWQGPSWLQSPNSQWDKSNVDFATEEEERKVKLFSTFIKDYEEILDRFSSYARALRVMAYVFRFIDCLNGRRNFSQTSVSSEELQLSKERLVVVAQKVYFTDDYYRLLNNQSISNRSHLLCLNPFIDPKGLMRVGGRLDNATSLSYSEKHPLILPYNCRISRLLIVFVHQMTLHGGNQLMLRVLRTEFWIPRVKNLIRWAINRCRICSIMAKKTRCQLMASLPVSRTILDRAFTRTGVDFAGPYDIKNYTGRACLITKGYVCLFICFATRAVHLEAVSDLSSTTFLAAFSRFVSRRGCPKEMYSDNGTNFVGASKTLKSEFREFLKVIGPQLTGSYATQGISWHFNPASAPHMGGLWEAGVRSFKHHLRRIAGSLKYTFEEFSTLLARIEACLNSRPLCPISDDVSCLDALTPGHFLIGGPILAPPEPDIREAPESIVNRWQRVKALNQLLCLRWKNEYLKELTRRNKWKNPDDNVKVEDMVVIKEDNIPPNEWRLGRVTKVLPGVDQLVRVVEVKTERGLIVRPVVKLVVLPSN, from the coding sequence ATGGCAGAgtcgaaatttttcattaaatttaggAAACTTGTGGCAGTATTCCTCGATTTCGAGAATGAATACAATGCTATGAACAACGACGATCATACCATGTTTACTGTGGAACTGCGGAAGGCAGAACTTAACAGGCTTTGGAATAGGATAAACACAGCTTATGAGAGTTTCAGTGTTGAATGCGATGGGTCGGAGAATGAAGAAGAGGCTTCACGTTTATATAGGCAGTGTAGAGAAGCCTACATCAGTTGTGCAGCACAAATGGGTGAGTTGTCCCAGTCATTCGCTAACCATTCCACTTTGTCGTCAACAATGGCTAGTCCTCACCAAGTCCAACGGAGAGAACCTTTGGAAAATAGATTTTTGGACCATCGTTTGCGTTTGCCACCCTGCACCACTGAAGTTTTTCACGGTGACTACTTGTCATGGCCTTCGTTTAGAGATATGTTTACAGCCGTATACATTGATTGTAAATCCATTACACCTGTTGAGGAGCTGTTCTATTTGCGTCAAAGTACTCAGGGGGAGGCTTTggaaatagttaaaaaatccCCTTTGACGAATGATGGGTTTGAGAACGCATGGTCCAATCTTAAAAGTCGATATGAGAACAAGAGAATATTGGTCAATAGTCAGTTGAAGATTCTTTTTAATCTTGGATCGGTTAAATCCGAGTCAGCAGGGGAGATAAATCGCCTTCAGCGAGACATCAATAATTGTATTACCGCTTTGAAATTGCATGAAATCGATATACACAGTTGGGAtccaatttttgtatttttgtgctCAACCAAGTTACCAACTAATACTTTATCGCTTTGGGAGCAGACTGTTAGAAATAAGACGGAGATTTCAAAGTGGTCGGATCTGGACGATTTTCTGACAGCTAGATTCCAGTCTTTGGAAACAGTGTATGACCTGACACATTCCCATGAGGTTAAACCGACGGATACAAAGGATTCTCACGAAGCTTCCCGGTCCAGCAGCAAGGTAAAGTCGTACCAGACTAATATGGATAAAAGATTGTGTTTTGTGTGTTCACAAGATCATGTTGTGAAGTCCTGCCCAAGGTTTTTAGAAATGAATCAAGAGCAAAGGTTTATTACTGTGAAAAGGAATAATCTTTGTTTGAATTGCTTCAGCAGTAATCATAAGCTAAATCAGTGTACAAGCAAATTTAGTTGCTCGAAATGCAAATTGAGGCATCACACTCTCTTGCATAAAGAATCTAGACAGCTGGATACTGAAGACATGGTGAATTTGGAGGCTCAGCCTGGTACGAGTCGGTTTGCGGCCCAAAACGCTGCGAGTGATGAATCCAGGGTACAAAATTGTTTCGTATCTACTCGGAAGCAGGTGCTTTTGGGGACGGCCATTGTTCACATTGAGGTTAATGGAACTGTTTTCTCGGCAAGGGCGTTGATTGATTCTGGCTCTCAGGCTACATTTATTTCCGAGAAACTACAACGACGACTTAATCTCCCTGTAAGAAAGGTCAATGCCAGGGTGTCAGGTTTAAATAATGCATTAGCGGGATCAGCGGAGAAACAATGTGAATTTTCTTTGAAGTCTCCTCATAATGTGGGTTTTGAGGTGCAAGTTTCTAGTTTAGTTCTGCCACGATTAACGGGACGTCTGCCTGGTCACACTCTTGACATTCCAGATTCCTTTTCGTTGGGCGATCTTCCTTTGGCCGACCCGAAATTCGGTAGGAGTGATCAAGTGGACATATTAATTGGCGGTGATATCTATCCTCAGATCTTGCTGGGTGGTGTTCGGCAAAACGTACTCGGGTCTCTTGTGGCCCAGGAAACTATTTTTGGCTGGATACTTACAGGGCCGATTTCTGACTCAAGTCCTGGGACATTTACTACCTATGTCTCATTTTGCACTGCGGTCGAGCTAGACAGGCTTTTGGAGAGATTTTGGTTATTAGAGGAACCACCCAAGGTTTCCAAATACAGTCCAGATGATGAATATTGTGAAGACGTCTACAAAAGTACTACTACAAGGTTGCCGGATGGTCGATATGTTGTATCGCTACCTTTTAGACCTCAATTTGCAAATGGGAAGGGTCTTGGTCTTTCCAGGACGAAGGCGTATCGCCAGTTTTTGAGAAATGAGGTGTCATTGTGTAATAAACCGGAATTTAAGTCCACATATGACGGTGTCCTTGATGAATATGTGCTATTAGGCCATATGACGGAGATCCCTAAAATTCAAGaggatttgaattctttttaTCTTCCCCATCATGCAGTAATTAAACCTGAGAGCACTTCCACAAAGGTAAGGGTAGTCTTTAATGCCTCTTGTAAAACTTCCACCGGCTTGAGTTTAAACGACACTTTGTACCCTGGTCCCATTCTGCAAAATGACCTAATGTTGTTGATAATACGATGGCGTTTTTATCGGTTTGTTTTTAATGGGGACATCGAGAAGATGTACCGTCAAATTTGGCTACATAAGGAACATACAAGATTCCAGAGAATAGTTTTTCGCAAGGATCCCAAGGCTGTTTTAAAAGATTTTGAGTTAAAAACTGTAACATTTGGTGTTAACTGTGCACCATTTTTGGCCATTAGAACCCTGTTACAGTTGGCCTCAGATGTTGAGAAGGAGCTGCCTTTGGCAGCTAAGATATTGCGTCATATGATGTATGTGGATGATGCTCTCGCGGGAGCACACGAAGTGACACTGGCTATAGCGGCTAGGGACCAATTGATTCAAGCCTTGTCCTCTGCTGGGTTTTCTATGAGGAAGTGGACCGCGAATGATGAAAAAATTCTGCAGGGATTACCATCTGGCCACCGTCTTAGTGagaattttttggaaatcgAAGACGAGAGTAATGCCAAGACGTTGGGTATAAGGTGGAACGCCAAGGGTGATTTCTTCTATTTTTCAGTCAAGCCAATTCAAATGAAGCTGAATTTTACGAAAAGAGAAGTTTTATCTATAATTGCCAGTTTATTTGATCCTGCTGGTTGGCTTGGTCccgttattgttgttgccaaGATCTTGATGCAGCAGATTTGGGGTGAAGGAATTGGTTGGGATCAGGAATTGACTGAGAGGAGCCACAATATGTGGAATCAGTTTATTTGTGACTATGTGTCATTGAATCACATTAAGATTCCAAGGTGGGTGGGGTTTCACCCTAGCGCTCAAGTAGAACTTCATGGATTTTCGGACGCTTCAGAAAAGGCTTATGGAGCTTGCATTTATGTACGAGTTGTGGATGGTGGATCCGTACAGGCTCATTTATTACTGGCTAAATCGAGGGTAGCCCCTCTGAAGATTGTTTCGCTGCCGAGGTTAGAACTTTGCGGAGCTCTTTTGTTGGCAGATTTAATGGGAGTCGTTAGAACCGATTTGTGTTTAGATGAGAAGAACACTAAATTTTATTGTTGGTCCGACTCTATGATTGTTCTTGCTTGGCTCCAAAAACCACCTAGCTCATGGACGACCTTTGTTGCAAATAGGGTGTCGAAAATTCTTGATAAGGTTGGAAAGGACAACTGGAGACATGTCCGATCAGAGTGTAATCCTGCTGACCTGATTAGCAGGGGTGTTCGCCCTCAAGATCTTATAGATGAGACCCTATGGTGGCAGGGACCGTCTTGGCTACAATCTCCTAATAGCCAGTGGGACAAGAGCAACGTTGACTTTGCTACAGAGGAGGAGGAACGGAAGGTGAAACTCTTCTCAACTTTCATTAAGGATTATGAGGAAATTCTTGACAGGTTCTCATCCTATGCCAGGGCATTGCGTGTAATGGCTTATGTTTTTCGGTTCATTGACTGTTTAAATGGCCGGAGGAATTTTTCGCAGACATCAGTGAGTTCGGAGGAGCTCCAGCTTTCGAAAGAACgtctggttgttgttgcccaAAAGGTTTATTTCACTGACGATTACTATAGATTGTTGAATAATCAATCGATTTCAAATAGAAGTCATTTACTTTGCTTAAACCCATTTATTGATCCGAAGGGCCTGATGCGCGTTGGCGGCCGGCTGGATAATGCCACTTCTCTGTCGTATAGTGAAAAGCATCCTTTGATTTTGCCCTATAACTGTAGAATATCGAGGCTTCTGATAGTCTTCGTACATCAAATGACGCTGCATGGTGGTAATCAATTGATGCTTAGAGTTTTGAGAACGGAATTTTGGATACCCCGGGTTAAGAATTTGATTCGATGGGCCATAAATCGTTGTAGAATTTGTTCAATAATGGCAAAAAAGACACGTTGTCAGTTAATGGCGTCTTTGCCAGTCTCTAGAACAATACTTGACAGGGCCTTTACTCGAACTGGTGTGGATTTCGCAGGGCCATATGATATAAAGAACTATACAGGTCGAGCATGTTTGATAACGAAAGGATACGTGTGTCTTTTTATATGTTTTGCCACAAGGGCTGTCCATTTAGAAGCAGTTAGTGACTTATCGTCAACAACCTTCTTGGCAGCTTTCTCCCGTTTTGTTTCCCGCCGGGGTTGCCCCAAGGAAATGTATTCGGACAACGGCACTAATTTCGTTGGAGCTTCGAAGACTTTGAAATCCGAGTTTCGGGAATTTCTTAAGGTGATTGGCCCTCAACTAACGGGATCATATGCGACACAGGGCATCAGTTGGCATTTTAATCCAGCAAGCGCACCACATATGGGCGGTTTGTGGGAGGCTGGAGTGAGATCTTTCAAGCATCACCTTAGAAGAATAGCGGGTAGTCTTAAATACACCTTCGAAGAATTTTCAACACTCTTGGCCCGTATTGAGGCTTGCCTAAATTCGCGGCCACTTTGTCCTATATCTGATGATGTATCTTGTTTGGACGCGCTGACACCAGGACATTTTTTGATAGGTGGGCCCATTTTAGCTCCCCCCGAACCAGACATTCGAGAGGCACCTGAATCAATTGTCAACCGTTGGCAAAGGGTTAAGGCTTTAAATCAGCTCTTGTGTCTCCGGTGGAAGAATGAATACTTGAAGGAACTAACGAGAAGAAATAAGTGGAAAAATCCTGACGACAATGTGAAAGTGGAGGATATGGTAGTTATTAAGGAGGACAACATCCCACCGAATGAATGGAGATTAGGTCGTGTCACTAAGGTGTTACCAGGCGTCGATCAGCTGGTGCGTGTTGTAGAGGTCAAGACCGAACGTGGCCTGATAGTGAGGCCAGTAGTAAAACTGGTCGTTCTACCCTCTAATTAG